The Primulina huaijiensis isolate GDHJ02 unplaced genomic scaffold, ASM1229523v2 scaffold42781, whole genome shotgun sequence genome includes a region encoding these proteins:
- the LOC140969825 gene encoding uncharacterized protein At3g28850-like — MKKIRDFGESEDLCSPDSVVNTWELMEGLDDDEFNFQIVDSHKRELDASEMVKSYDFVENEESKPLWKHLSEESLLAKLDFNVVSSYRKALVTKQLGYERFKDVSNRPQKVESLESNDSCSLVSVGDDSSHLVEADDRIVLYYTSLRGIRKTYEDCCSVRVILRSFRVCVDERDISMDQSYRMELQGALKGKTPSLPQVFIKGKHIGSVEEIKLLNDTGELANLLEGFPLMDLGFVCKNCGDARFLPCKNCNGSCKVYEKEGTLRRCTDCNENGLVRCSGCCR; from the coding sequence ATGAAAAAGATTCGAGATTTTGGTGAATCTGAGGACCTTTGTTCCCCAGACTCAGTTGTAAACACGTGGGAGCTCATGGAAGGGCTAGATGACGATGAGTTTAATTTCCAGATAGTGGACTCCCATAAAAGAGAGTTGGATGCGAGTGAGATGGTGAAGTcttatgattttgtggagaatGAGGAATCTAAGCCTTTGTGGAAGCATTTGTCTGAGGAATCTTTGCTTGCAAAATTGGACTTCAACGTGGTGTCGAGTTACCGAAAGGCATTGGTGACTAAACAACTTGGATATGAAAGGTTTAAAGACGTTTCAAATCGACCCCAAAAGGTCGAGTCTTTGGAGTCAAATGATTCATGTTCTTTGGTGTCTGTTGGTGATGATTCTAGTCATTTGGTTGAAGCTGATGATAGGATTGTATTGTATTATACTAGTTTGAGGGGAATTAGGAAGACTTACGAGGATTGTTGCTCGGTTCGAGTGATTCTTAGGAGTTTTAGAGTGTGTGTAGATGAGAGGGACATCTCAATGGATCAGTCATATAGGATGGAGTTGCAGGGCGCGTTGAAAGGTAAGACACCAAGTTTGCCACAAGTATTTATCAAGGGGAAGCACATTGGCAGTGTGGAGGAGATCAAGCTCCTTAATGACACAGGGGAACTGGCCAATCTTTTGGAAGGTTTCCCTCTAATGGATTTAGGATTTGTATGCAAGAATTGTGGGGATGCAAGGTTTTTGCCATGCAAGAATTGCAACGGGAGTTGTAAGGTTTATGAAAAAGAAGGGACACTGAGAAGGTGCACTGATTGCAACGAGAACGGATTGGTTCGGTGTTCTGGTTGTTGCCGTTGA
- the LOC140969821 gene encoding uncharacterized protein: MAGSSASKDFSVVVLASDLGVDARPFLSLSESEEAEEENWHDCPSLLTPADDFSDLDALQFFRLESGSDKSGYPILRIVGKYFPAVVIPGERLKKYVFHKILTEIPDGPFCIVYIHSTAQKDDNSPGITILRWIYEELPNDYKDKLQVVYFIHPGLWSRLVFATLGRFLLSGGLYWKIKYISRLQYLWQDIKKGDVEIPDFVQEHDNILEHRPLTDYGIEPDPFHLTEVPSTAYSFGRYESGWSSREYMS; the protein is encoded by the exons ATGGCGGGTTCTTCAGCATCGAAGGATTTCTCAGTTGTCGTTTTAGCTTCGGATCTCGGCGTAGACGCCCGACCCTTTCTATCTTTATCGGAATCGGAGGAGGCCGAGGAGGAGAACTGGCACGACTGCCCTTCTCTTCTAACCCCCGCCGATGATTTCTCTGACCTCGACGCCCTCCAATTCTTTCGTCTGGAAAGTGGCTCCGATAAATCCGGCTACCCTATTTTACGCATTGTTGGAAAGTATTTTCCGG CTGTCGTGATCCCTGGAGAGAGGCTGAAGAAATATGtgtttcacaaaattttaactgaaaTACCAGACGGGCCATTTTGCATTGTATACATCCATAGTACAGCGCAGAAGGATGACAATTCCCCTGGCATTACAATCCTAAGGTGGATCTATGAAGAACTACCCAATGATTATAAAGACAAACTTCAGGTTGTGTACTTTATTCATCCTGGGCTTTGGTCAAGACTTGTCTTTGCTACACTTGGGAGATTCCTTTTAAGCGGAGG TTTATATTGGAAAATCAAGTACATCAGTCGGCTTCAATATCTCTGGCAAGATATAAAGAAGGGAGACGTAGAGATTCCAGATTTTGTTCAAGAGCATGACAACATTCTGGAGCACAGGCCCCTTACAGATTATGGGATTGAACCTGATCCCTTTCATTTGACTGAGGTACCTTCAACTGCCTATTCATTTGGAAGATATGAATCAGGATGGTCATCTCGAGAATACATGTCCTAG
- the LOC140969823 gene encoding probable methyltransferase PMT6 isoform X1 produces MVGFFNAGAFDWKTGQRIMLILLTMAASFYVGTLFGNSSSSPYVPFEQPAVQQNEASVFISNDSVNSGVFTNKVGLTYRTVPLRMPVTGMNICPSKYDEYIPCHDISYIKELLPKLDLSRKEELERHCPPLSRRLFCLVPPPADYKIPIRWPSSRDYVWRSNVNHTHLAEVKGGQNWVHEKGQLWWFPGGGTHFKNGASEYIERLGNMTTNDNGNLLSAGVFQILDVGCGVASFSAYLLPLNIQTMSFAPKDGHENQIQFALERGIGAMISALSTKMLPYPSNTFEMVHCSRCRVDWHENEGILIKEVDRLLRSNGYFVYSAPPAYKTDKEYPLIWDKLMNLTSAMCWKLIARKVQTAMWIKPEDNSCIQKYAQQKIINVCNPLDDEKPSWKAPLRNCIAERVSQKLPPMPQRLSEFSGTLSKLGINREKFLVDTIYWQDQIRHYWRLMDAEEKDVRNVMDMNAFLGGFAVALKTWPVWIMNVVPISANNTLSAIYDRGLIGAFHDWCEPFSTYPRSYDLIHANNLLSHYKNREEGCLLEDIMLEMDRMLRPQGYAIIRGEDASIMTKIADLAPKFLWDTQLHTLENDEKKMERVLFCRKKFWAIL; encoded by the exons ATGGTGGGATTTTTCAACGCGGGAGCTTTTGATTGGAAGACGGGTCAGCGCATAATGCTTATCCTTTTAACAATGGCTGCTTCTTTCTACGTCGGGACACTCTTCGGAAACAGCTCCTCGTCTCCCTATGTACCATTTGAACAGCCGGCCGTGCAACAGAACGAAGCGTCTGTGTTCATCTCCAATGATTCGGTTAACTCTG GCGTGTTTACAAATAAAGTTGGTCTTACATACCGTACAGTACCGCTAAGGATGCCAGTAACAGGAATGAACATTTGTCCTTCAAAATATGATGAGTATATTCCTTGCCACGACATTTCTTACATCAAAGAGTTACTGCCGAAGTTAGATCTTTCCAGAAAGGAGGAGCTAGAGAGGCATTGCCCTCCACTCAGTAGGCGCTTATTTTGTTTGGTGCCACCACCAGCTGACTATAAGATACCGATAAGGTGGCCTTCTAGCAGGGACTATGTCTGGCGAAGCAATGTGAATCATACACATCTTGCTGAGGTGAAAGGAGGGCAAAATTGGGTGCATGAGAAGGGTCAATTGTGGTGGTTTCCTGGCGGGGGTACTCATTTCAAGAATGGAGCTTCTGAATACATTGAGAG ATTGGGAAATATGACTACAAATGACAATGGAAACCTCCTTTCTGCTggtgtatttcaaattttagatgTTGGTTGTGGAGTAGCTAGCTTCTCAGCTTACCTTCTTCCCTTAAACATTCAAACTATGTCTTTTGCTCCCAAAGATGGTcatgaaaatcaaattcaatTTGCTCTAGAACGAGGAATTGGTGCTATGATTTCTGCTTTGTCCACCAAAATGTTACCATATCCCAGTAACACCTTTGAGATGGTCCATTGTTCCAGATGTCGTGTTGACTGGCATGAGAATG AAGGCATTCTGATCAAAGAAGTGGATCGTCTATTGAGATCAAATGGATATTTTGTCTACTCAGCTCCTCCTGCTTACAAAACTGATAAAGAATATCCATTGATTTGGGATAAGTTGATGAATCTCACATCTGCTATGTGCTGGAAACTCATTGCTCGGAAAGTGCAGACAGCAATGTGGATTAAGCCAGAGGACAACTCATGCATACAGAAATATGCGCagcaaaaaattataaatgtatGCAATCCCCTTGATGATGAAAAGCCCTCGTGGAAAGCACCATTGAGGAACTGTATAGCTGAACGTGTTTCCCAGAAACTCCCTCCTATGCCTCAGCGTCTCTCAGAGTTTTCTGGAACCCTCAGCAAGTTAG GTATCAATCGAGAAAAGTTTTTGGTAGATACAATCTACTGGCAGGACCAAATTCGACATTACTGGAGATTGATGGATGCTGAAGAGAAAGATGTACGCAACGTCATGGACATGAATGCTTTCCTCGGTGGATTTGCAGTTGCCTTGAAAACATGGCCTGTTTGGATCATGAATGTAGTTCCTATAAGCGCCAACAATACCTTATCTGCCATTTATGACAGGGGTTTAATCGGTGCTTTCCACGACTG GTGCGAACCATTCTCAACATACCCACGTTCATATGATCTAATACATGCCAACAATCTTCTATCTCATTACAAGAACCGTGAAGAAGGTTGCTTACTCGAGGACATAATGCTGGAGATGGATCGTATGTTGCGACCTCAG GGTTATGCAATTATTAGAGGTGAAGATGCAAGTATTATGACAAAGATCGCAGATCTTGCTCCAAAGTTTCTTTGGGATACTCAACTACATACTTTGGAAAATGATGAGAAGAAAATGGAACGAGTCTTATTTTGCCGGAAGAAGTTTTGGGCAATCCTTTGA
- the LOC140969823 gene encoding probable methyltransferase PMT7 isoform X2, whose amino-acid sequence MPVTGMNICPSKYDEYIPCHDISYIKELLPKLDLSRKEELERHCPPLSRRLFCLVPPPADYKIPIRWPSSRDYVWRSNVNHTHLAEVKGGQNWVHEKGQLWWFPGGGTHFKNGASEYIERLGNMTTNDNGNLLSAGVFQILDVGCGVASFSAYLLPLNIQTMSFAPKDGHENQIQFALERGIGAMISALSTKMLPYPSNTFEMVHCSRCRVDWHENEGILIKEVDRLLRSNGYFVYSAPPAYKTDKEYPLIWDKLMNLTSAMCWKLIARKVQTAMWIKPEDNSCIQKYAQQKIINVCNPLDDEKPSWKAPLRNCIAERVSQKLPPMPQRLSEFSGTLSKLGINREKFLVDTIYWQDQIRHYWRLMDAEEKDVRNVMDMNAFLGGFAVALKTWPVWIMNVVPISANNTLSAIYDRGLIGAFHDWCEPFSTYPRSYDLIHANNLLSHYKNREEGCLLEDIMLEMDRMLRPQGYAIIRGEDASIMTKIADLAPKFLWDTQLHTLENDEKKMERVLFCRKKFWAIL is encoded by the exons ATGCCAGTAACAGGAATGAACATTTGTCCTTCAAAATATGATGAGTATATTCCTTGCCACGACATTTCTTACATCAAAGAGTTACTGCCGAAGTTAGATCTTTCCAGAAAGGAGGAGCTAGAGAGGCATTGCCCTCCACTCAGTAGGCGCTTATTTTGTTTGGTGCCACCACCAGCTGACTATAAGATACCGATAAGGTGGCCTTCTAGCAGGGACTATGTCTGGCGAAGCAATGTGAATCATACACATCTTGCTGAGGTGAAAGGAGGGCAAAATTGGGTGCATGAGAAGGGTCAATTGTGGTGGTTTCCTGGCGGGGGTACTCATTTCAAGAATGGAGCTTCTGAATACATTGAGAG ATTGGGAAATATGACTACAAATGACAATGGAAACCTCCTTTCTGCTggtgtatttcaaattttagatgTTGGTTGTGGAGTAGCTAGCTTCTCAGCTTACCTTCTTCCCTTAAACATTCAAACTATGTCTTTTGCTCCCAAAGATGGTcatgaaaatcaaattcaatTTGCTCTAGAACGAGGAATTGGTGCTATGATTTCTGCTTTGTCCACCAAAATGTTACCATATCCCAGTAACACCTTTGAGATGGTCCATTGTTCCAGATGTCGTGTTGACTGGCATGAGAATG AAGGCATTCTGATCAAAGAAGTGGATCGTCTATTGAGATCAAATGGATATTTTGTCTACTCAGCTCCTCCTGCTTACAAAACTGATAAAGAATATCCATTGATTTGGGATAAGTTGATGAATCTCACATCTGCTATGTGCTGGAAACTCATTGCTCGGAAAGTGCAGACAGCAATGTGGATTAAGCCAGAGGACAACTCATGCATACAGAAATATGCGCagcaaaaaattataaatgtatGCAATCCCCTTGATGATGAAAAGCCCTCGTGGAAAGCACCATTGAGGAACTGTATAGCTGAACGTGTTTCCCAGAAACTCCCTCCTATGCCTCAGCGTCTCTCAGAGTTTTCTGGAACCCTCAGCAAGTTAG GTATCAATCGAGAAAAGTTTTTGGTAGATACAATCTACTGGCAGGACCAAATTCGACATTACTGGAGATTGATGGATGCTGAAGAGAAAGATGTACGCAACGTCATGGACATGAATGCTTTCCTCGGTGGATTTGCAGTTGCCTTGAAAACATGGCCTGTTTGGATCATGAATGTAGTTCCTATAAGCGCCAACAATACCTTATCTGCCATTTATGACAGGGGTTTAATCGGTGCTTTCCACGACTG GTGCGAACCATTCTCAACATACCCACGTTCATATGATCTAATACATGCCAACAATCTTCTATCTCATTACAAGAACCGTGAAGAAGGTTGCTTACTCGAGGACATAATGCTGGAGATGGATCGTATGTTGCGACCTCAG GGTTATGCAATTATTAGAGGTGAAGATGCAAGTATTATGACAAAGATCGCAGATCTTGCTCCAAAGTTTCTTTGGGATACTCAACTACATACTTTGGAAAATGATGAGAAGAAAATGGAACGAGTCTTATTTTGCCGGAAGAAGTTTTGGGCAATCCTTTGA
- the LOC140969855 gene encoding L-2-hydroxyglutarate dehydrogenase, mitochondrial-like isoform X1, which yields MMKPSVSASFYGPYVVMQKFQIIFHGNSIPKEKAYAVVIGAGVVAKAAARQLAMRHGREVVVIESAPTFGTRTRNSEVVHSGIYYPRNSLKALFCVRGRQLPYKYCKEHEIPHLRIGKLIVATGLSGIPKLNLLMTRGVENGVQGLKMMEGHEATTMEPELQCVKALSSPTSGGS from the exons atgatgaaacCTAGTGTGTCAGCTAGCTTTTACGGACCTTACGTCGTCATGCAGAAATTCCAGATCATTTTCCACGGGAATTCGATCCCCAAGGAGAAGGCATATGCGGTGGTTATCGGTGCCGGCGTGGTGGCAAAAGCGGCGGCGCGTCAGCTTGCCATGAGACACGGCAGAGAAGTTGTAGTGATAGAGTCCGCCCCCACTTTTGGGACACGTACAAGGAACAGTGAAGTTGTTCACTCTGGGATTTACTATCCTCGGAATTCACTAAAG GCACTTTTCTGTGTCAGAGGAAGACAACTGCCGTACAAATACTGTAAAGAGCATGAAATTCCCCATCTGCGAATTGGCAAGCTTATCGTTGCTACCGGCTTGTCAGGAATTCCCAAGTTGAACTTGTTGATGACTCGCGGAGTTGAAAATGGAGTCCAAGGGCTAAAAATGATGGAAGGTCACGAAGCTACAACAATGGAACCAGAATTACAATGTGTGAAAGCCTTATCATCACCCACTTCTG GGGGAAGCTGA
- the LOC140969855 gene encoding L-2-hydroxyglutarate dehydrogenase, mitochondrial-like isoform X2: MMKPSVSASFYGPYVVMQKFQIIFHGNSIPKEKAYAVVIGAGVVAKAAARQLAMRHGREVVVIESAPTFGTRTRNSEVVHSGIYYPRNSLKALFCVRGRQLPYKYCKEHEIPHLRIGKLIVATGLSGIPKLNLLMTRGVENGVQGLKMMEGHEATTMEPELQCVKALSSPTSG, translated from the exons atgatgaaacCTAGTGTGTCAGCTAGCTTTTACGGACCTTACGTCGTCATGCAGAAATTCCAGATCATTTTCCACGGGAATTCGATCCCCAAGGAGAAGGCATATGCGGTGGTTATCGGTGCCGGCGTGGTGGCAAAAGCGGCGGCGCGTCAGCTTGCCATGAGACACGGCAGAGAAGTTGTAGTGATAGAGTCCGCCCCCACTTTTGGGACACGTACAAGGAACAGTGAAGTTGTTCACTCTGGGATTTACTATCCTCGGAATTCACTAAAG GCACTTTTCTGTGTCAGAGGAAGACAACTGCCGTACAAATACTGTAAAGAGCATGAAATTCCCCATCTGCGAATTGGCAAGCTTATCGTTGCTACCGGCTTGTCAGGAATTCCCAAGTTGAACTTGTTGATGACTCGCGGAGTTGAAAATGGAGTCCAAGGGCTAAAAATGATGGAAGGTCACGAAGCTACAACAATGGAACCAGAATTACAATGTGTGAAAGCCTTATCATCACCCACTTCTGGTTAG
- the LOC140969779 gene encoding probable calcium-binding protein CML35 has translation MKLARIIPTKIFKKRKKSRSVSRSETDPSSFGSHTTSSSCSDDGSFKKPQGLSTPNSVIPSLSSEIRSRERFEGSRDVFFELKQAFEMMDRGREGKVRKEQLEALLSRLGAEPPSDEELNMMLSEVDRDGDGCISLEEFYAIGSAFAKPACDWELREVFAFFDSDGDGKISAEELYKVFEIIGDARCTVEDCRRMIADVDRNGDGFVCFEDFSRMMDQQR, from the coding sequence ATGAAACTCGCCAGGATCATCCCCACCAAGATTTTTAAGAAACGCAAGAAATCTCGCTCCGTTTCCAGATCCGAAACGGACCCGTCATCCTTCGGATCTCATACGACGTCTTCGTCGTGTTCCGACGACGGATCATTCAAGAAGCCCCAAGGGTTATCCACACCGAATAGCGTTATCCCATCATTGTCCTCGGAGATCCGATCCAGAGAGAGGTTCGAGGGTTCACGTGATGTTTTCTTTGAGCTCAAACAGGCGTTCGAGATGATGGACAGAGGCCGCGAAGGGAAGGTCAGGAAGGAGCAGCTGGAGGCCTTGCTCAGCCGTCTGGGGGCCGAGCCACCGAGCGACGAGGAGCTGAACATGATGCTAAGCGAGGTGGATAGAGATGGGGACGGGTGCATCTCTCTGGAGGAGTTCTACGCCATCGGCTCGGCTTTTGCGAAGCCGGCTTGCGACTGGGAGCTGAGGGAGGTATTCGCCTTCTTCGACTCCGATGGGGATGGGAAGATATCGGCTGAGGAGCTTTACAAAGTCTTCGAAATAATCGGCGACGCGCGGTGCACGGTGGAGGACTGCCGGAGAATGATCGCAGATGTGGACCGGAATGGGGACGGATTTGTGTGCTTCGAGGATTTCAGCCGTATGATGGATCAGCAAAGATGA
- the LOC140969797 gene encoding uncharacterized protein produces MESSDSSPHYMKATSSSHAKKENSPGDSEHEDTISVGSSTVRSAIHGQYAPLNKSGIAYRNNNKKTLKSWGNTKSFRRRAKSRIFQPIEMSDNTSASCQEFLVDASEASTHYLKSTNCSKGKKMNSQSSSDGSSSTFLGSKSRRRFKTMSRTTSSIRNVRILIKKTSFKPRRPLLDHSISEDVAVDRATYSSTLKDSKFPQPIEVPFGERISGKDSGMKVCRYHHCSLHGHCREDHGSVSPPKPFLHKKRQPSIKPKNEIMKSDHCSCETKDYTDSMKNHQKSQMVSITKSSVQEGEIGKRRDLYLPFSDEQNSEAYGEGYGGIQDFDFLEIAFGETSFPERSYEENLIIMSKYSPQYQQIGGMSFGPKGYCLKCSDNDTERSLSTPRSYDHATYSSLDKDNTFEIPLNRDDVALDAHPLAHMENSRELKIHNEDHASFITDECESGTSSKDSPETPVVFDEVTKDRSGFSSLSDSQTLSDNNSDVEGELTTISSITGDSITSVVQIPESGKDASSSEGNKLQFSKPRHMSMWHLIHQHMASELATEAASKPLPSSEVLDFVDNKSSFVAKENLVASRDFSDSNIGAENDSDTREVEIQKLFAIKLVREAIEKILLPEVQDVLSVTSENISPKEYPEKKQNEDYSEESYGDPNADKGKGCVPSTPEEMSPIVEDSFSVKMVKTGKSTISKSDKKAPKHWSNLKKWILLQRFIRELEKVRKFNPKKPLQLPSSPVAEAEKVNLRPLALDEKKRGEEWMLDYALRQAVNQLAPTQKRKVALLVKAFETVVPPQEDNQIQHRRDKNGVPVEGKGTLLVNDKVSGLVSARQERSATLIKKYSDLLNSNQNVSKSECGDRDPSVASKSLIIDDMGISIITEKVIQADPDVKIPQEEKTSEHKVTNGAVDDLVDRKDHIKMWHMVYQHVVSGIAEKMGSQLLDGSDDEDVKSPGTIKENHVSNNPGIGFTRSDALKLVKEAVEEILLHDTQDNTADSLSVSTEREIFEENISEVGEQEKSKPKNWKKLKKLLLLKKSIKALEKARKFTQTHELTQESNSAPDRVDLKRQIMDEKRKAEQWMLDYAVQHIVTKLNPSRKRRVSMLVEAFEAVVPFPEI; encoded by the exons ATGGAGTCTTCTGATTCATCGCCGCATTATATGAAGGCCACGAGCAGTTCGCATGCGAAGAAAGAAAACTCTCCG GGAGATAGTGAACATGAGGATACCATTTCAGTTGGTTCTTCTACCGTTCGATCAGCAATACATGGGCAATATGCTCCACTAAATAAATCTGGAATTGCATACAGAAATAACAATAAGAAGACACTAAAAAGTTGGGGCAATACGAAGTCATTCCGGAGAAGggcaaaatcaagaatttttcAGCCTATCGAAATGTCTGATAATACTTCAGCCTCTTGCCAAGAATTTTTAGTTGATGCATCTGAAGCGTCAACTCATTATTTAAAGTCAACAAACTGTTCCAAAGGCAAGAAAATGAATTCTCAATCAAGTAGTGATGGAAGTAGCTCGACTTTTTTGGGATCAAAGTCGCGTCGTAGATTTAAAACTATGTCAAGAACAACATCAAGCATTAGAAATGTGAGGATTTTGATAAAGAAAACTAGCTTTAAACCGAGGAGGCCTTTGCTCGATCACTCTATTTCTGAGGATGTTGCTGTTGATAGAGCGACGTATTCCTCAACTCTTAAGGACTCAAAGTTTCCCCAGCCAATTGAGGTTCCGTTCGGAGAGAGAATCTCCGGAAAGGACTCGGGAATGAAAGTTTGCCGGTACCATCATTGTTCTCTCCATGGCCATTGTCGGGAGGATCATGGATCTGTTTCTCCTCCAAAACCATTCCTACACAAAAAAAGACAGCCATCTATAAAGCCAAAGAACGAGATAATGAAATCTGATCACTGCAGCTGTGAAACGAAAGATTATACTGACAGCATGAAGAATCACCAGAAATCCCAAATGGTTTCTATAACAAAATCATCAGTTCAAGAGGGGGAAATTGGTAAACGGAGGGATCTTTATCTGCCATTCAGTGATGAACAGAATTCTGAGGCATACGGGGAGGGATATGGTGGCATCCAAGACTTTGATTTTCTCGAAATTGCTTTTGGCGAAACTTCATTTCCCGAGAGAAGTTATGAAGAGAATCTGATCATAATGAGTAAATATTCTCCTCAGTACCAACAAATAGGAGGGATGTCTTTTGGGCCAAAAGGGTATTGTTTGAAGTGCTCTGATAACGATACAGAACGAAGTTTATCAACTCCCAGAAGTTATGATCATGCCACCTATTCAAGTCTTGACAAGGACAATACTTTTGAGATCCCTCTGAACAGAGATGATGTTGCTTTGGATGCACACCCATTAGCCCACATGGAGAATTCCAGAGAACTCAAAATTCACAATGAGGATCATGCAAGTTTCATTACAGATGAATGTGAAAGCGGAACATCCAGCAAGGATTCCCCAGAAACTCCAGTTGTCTTTGATGAAGTTACCAAAGACAGAAGTGGGTTCTCATCACTTTCAGATAGCCAAACTTTGAGTGATAATAATTCTGATGTTGAAGGAGAGCTTACAACTATATCTTCTATCACCGGAGATTCTATTACCAGTGTAGTGCAAATTCCAGAATCTGGGAAGGACGCATCTTCTAGTGAAGGCAACAAACTTCAATTCAGCAAGCCGAGGCACATGAGCATGTGGCACTTGATACATCAGCATATGGCCTCAGAGTTGGCTACAGAAGCTGCAAGCAAGCCACTTCCATCTTCTGAAGTTCTAGATTTTGTTGATAACAAAAGTTCATTTGTTGCCAAGGAAAATTTGGTTGCAAGCCGGGATTTTTCTGATTCTAATATAGGTGCGGAAAATGACTCCGACACTCGGGAAGTTGAAATCCAAAAACTTTTTGCTATCAAGCTAGTTCGAGAGGCGATCGAGAAGATTCTTCTTCCAGAGGTTCAAGATGTACTGTCGGTTACAAGTGAAAACATCTCTCCAAAAGAATACCCTGAAAAGAAGCAAAATGAAG ATTACTCTGAAGAAAGTTATGGAGACCCGAATGCTGACAAAGGGAAAGGCTGCGTGCCCTCGACTCCAGAAGAGATGAGCCCCATCGTCGAAGATTCTTTTAGTGTGAAGATGGTGAAAACTGGAAAATCGACTATAAGCAAATCTGATAAGAAAGCACCTAAGCACTGGAGTAATCTCAAGAAGTGGATTCTACTTCAAAGATTCATCAGAGAATTGGAGAAAGTGAGAAAATTTAACCCCAAGAAGCCTCTGCAGCTGCCGTCGAGTCCTGTTGCAGAAGCAGAAAAAGTCAACCTGAGACCTCTAGCATTAGACGAGAAGAAAAGAGGAGAAGAATGGATGCTCGATTATGCACTTCGTCAGGCAGTGAATCAACTAGCCCCAACTCAAAAGAGAAAAGTCGCGTTGCTTGTAAAAGCTTTTGAAACTGTTGTTCCACCCCAAGAAGATAATCAAATTCAGCACCGAAGAGACAAAAATGGAGTACCAGTTGAAGGGAAAGGAACGCTACTTGTCAACGATAAAGTTTCAGGCCTAGTTTCTGCGAGACAAGAAAGAAGCGCTACATTGATCAAGAAGTATAGTGATCTTTTAAATTCAAATCAGAATGTCAGCAAATCAGAATGCGGTGATAGGGATCCATCTGTTGCTAGTAAAAGCCTGATCATCGATGATATGGGAATATCAATAATAACCGAGAAAGTGATACAGGCTGATCCAGACGTCAAAATTCCTCAAGAAGAGAAAACATCAGAACACAAAGTTACAAATGGGGCAGTAGATGACCTAGTAGACAGGAAAGATCATATAAAAATGTGGCATATGGTATATCAGCATGTGGTGTCTGGTATTGCAGAAAAAATGGGAAGCCAACTTCTTGATGGATCAGATGATGAAGATGTGAAATCACCAGGCacaattaaagaaaatcatGTATCCAACAATCCAGGAATTGGATTCACTAGATCAGATGCTCTCAAACTTGTAAAAGAGGCGGTTGAAGAGATTCTTCTTCACGATACTCAAGACAATACCGCTGATTCTCTATCTGTCTCTACAGAGCGAGAGATCTTTGAAGAAAATATCAGTGAAGTTGGAgaacaagaaaaatcaaaacccAAGAACTGGAAGAAGCTGAAAAAGCTATTACTCCTCAAGAAATCGATCAAGGCATTGGAGAAAGCTAGGAAATTCACACAAACTCATGAACTAACTCAGGAGTCCAATTCGGCACCAGATCGAGTTGACTTAAAGCGCCAAATAATGGATGAGAAGAGAAAGGCTGAACAATGGATGCTGGATTATGCTGTTCAACACATTGTCACGAAACTCAATCCATCTCGGAAGAGAAGAGTGTCCATGCTAGTTGAAGCCTTCGAAGCAGTGGTTCCATTTCCAGAAATTTGA